The Hymenobacter baengnokdamensis genome includes a region encoding these proteins:
- a CDS encoding DUF6960 family protein, which translates to MPRPRPVVFGLYAWSPDYGYSYLHPANRRSFELVEPVGKVFEKVSDLDADSDWITLRYDEQQFLVRGELFKELYNKPPFGFGDLVEEVKPKGGLPPHQGLISDIFWSESQDRASFQLVERKRKLARIFEPEELRKVHR; encoded by the coding sequence ATGCCCCGTCCCCGTCCCGTTGTTTTTGGTTTGTATGCCTGGTCGCCCGACTATGGCTACAGCTACCTGCACCCCGCCAATCGCCGCTCCTTTGAGCTAGTAGAGCCAGTGGGTAAAGTATTTGAGAAAGTGAGCGACCTCGATGCCGACAGCGACTGGATAACCCTGCGCTATGATGAGCAGCAGTTTCTGGTGCGCGGCGAGCTGTTTAAGGAGCTTTACAATAAGCCGCCTTTCGGCTTTGGCGACCTGGTAGAAGAAGTGAAGCCGAAGGGCGGCCTGCCTCCGCACCAGGGCTTGATTTCGGATATCTTCTGGAGCGAAAGCCAGGACCGCGCCTCTTTCCAGCTGGTAGAGCGCAAGCGCAAGCTGGCCCGCATCTTTGAGCCCGAAGAGCTGCGCAAAGTGCACCGGTAG
- a CDS encoding T9SS type A sorting domain-containing protein — MLNFSSLTIYRSLLASFIGLLSAFAAAAQAARPFTPGNFVIVRVGDGKAALTSAATAAFLLEYSPTGTLVQTIALPTADASPNLAFTETGTATSDANLTRSADGHYLLLPGYNAPVGTPTVANTTASSTNRLICRIAADGTLNITTRIKDAFSGTASTAGNIRSVASANGSAFYAVGSSNGVVYVPLGNSGNSTVLTAGAPTNLRAVAIAADNLYVSSGSAASTGISQVGTGLPTTGPQAVTLLSGFANPAGTTQALLSSSSFFFTDQSPAVPGPDVLYVADDGSASGSNAANGGIQKWSLVNNSWVLNGLITGATNPGLRGLAGTANGPAITLVASSSGSLYAVTDQAGYNAPPSTSVLPAAIATAGTSMAFRGVAPAPLATALSARPEATLTQLALYPSPAQQVVTIRLADGRASGHTAEVRDLRGRLLRTATLPASGQLSLDGLAAGTYLLTVDGSLTRRISKVD; from the coding sequence ATGCTGAATTTTTCCTCTCTCACCATTTATCGAAGCCTGCTTGCCTCATTTATTGGCTTGCTGAGCGCTTTTGCAGCAGCAGCCCAGGCTGCCAGGCCTTTCACCCCCGGCAACTTTGTAATTGTGCGCGTGGGCGATGGCAAAGCGGCACTTACCAGCGCCGCAACCGCGGCCTTTTTGCTGGAATACTCCCCTACCGGCACCCTGGTGCAAACTATTGCGCTGCCTACGGCCGATGCCAGCCCTAATCTGGCTTTCACCGAAACCGGCACCGCCACCTCCGACGCTAATCTGACACGCTCGGCCGACGGGCATTACCTGCTGCTGCCTGGCTACAATGCCCCCGTCGGCACCCCCACAGTGGCTAATACCACAGCATCCTCGACCAACCGGCTGATTTGCCGCATTGCGGCCGATGGGACGCTTAATATAACCACCCGCATCAAAGATGCCTTTAGCGGCACGGCCAGCACGGCGGGCAATATTCGCAGTGTTGCTTCAGCCAATGGCTCAGCTTTTTACGCAGTAGGCAGCAGCAACGGCGTGGTATATGTGCCCCTGGGTAACAGCGGGAATTCGACGGTGCTCACCGCTGGCGCGCCCACCAATCTGCGAGCCGTAGCCATCGCGGCCGACAATTTATACGTTAGCTCGGGCTCGGCTGCCTCTACTGGCATCAGCCAGGTTGGAACGGGGCTACCTACTACTGGCCCACAAGCAGTTACGTTGCTTTCTGGCTTCGCCAACCCGGCGGGCACTACGCAGGCACTGCTCAGCTCGTCCAGCTTTTTCTTTACCGACCAAAGCCCGGCCGTACCCGGCCCCGACGTACTCTACGTGGCCGATGATGGCAGTGCCTCCGGCTCGAACGCAGCCAATGGCGGCATCCAGAAGTGGAGCCTCGTCAATAACAGCTGGGTACTGAACGGCCTGATTACCGGAGCGACCAATCCAGGCCTGCGGGGACTGGCGGGCACCGCCAATGGCCCAGCTATTACCCTGGTAGCCAGCAGCTCGGGCAGCTTGTATGCCGTAACCGACCAGGCGGGCTATAACGCACCGCCGAGTACGTCGGTCCTGCCCGCTGCCATTGCTACTGCGGGCACCAGCATGGCGTTTCGGGGCGTAGCACCGGCCCCGCTGGCTACGGCGCTGTCGGCCCGGCCAGAAGCTACTTTAACCCAGCTGGCGCTGTATCCCAGCCCGGCGCAGCAGGTAGTGACTATTCGGCTGGCCGATGGCCGGGCAAGCGGGCACACTGCCGAAGTGCGCGACCTGCGCGGCCGCCTGCTCCGCACGGCCACGCTCCCCGCCTCGGGGCAGCTAAGCCTGGATGGCCTGGCGGCGGGCACCTACCTGCTTACAGTTGACGGCAGCCTGACGCGCCGCATCAGCAAGGTGGACTGA
- a CDS encoding alpha-amylase family glycosyl hydrolase — MPSSTLPKPKKATSAKPAHATSSKPASRATAAATSPVRDGFGALPHAKGVTFRVWAPAATAVSVVGTFNNWDKNATPLQAEPDGNWAADLPQAKPGDGYKFVLQTAKGELTRNDPYARAVTNSSGYSLVFDPLDFDWEGDNFQMPAWNDLIIYELHIGTFNVKEPGKPGTFLDVIERLDYLQGLGINCIEIMPATEFPGAYSWGYNPSNPFALESDYGGAEAFRMLVKAAHQHGIAVLLDVVYNHFGPGDLDLWQFDGWSENDGGGIYFYNDWRAKTPWGENRPDYGRPEVRRYIRDNALMWLEDYHCDGLRMDAIAFIRNVNGEEDPGADLPDGWTLMRWVNEEIRQRQPWKITIAEDLRSNPGITGSVEAGGQGFSAQWDASFIYPVHDVLTAAEDADRNIEALAGAINTSYNNDVFQRVIYTESHDEVANGKSRLPEEIVPGDVENYFAKKRMVLGASLVFTAPGIPMLFQGQEFLAPGSFNDTEPLQWDWAEAHSGLTQLYRDLIALRRNLHGTTPGLHGQGCQVFHVNNTDKVLAFARWDDEPENATIIIANFANQAHQGYAIGLPAPGSWTVRFNSDWQGYDSEFHDFPSFGTEAEAGDYDGFRQHGRFDLGPYAVLVLSRG, encoded by the coding sequence ATGCCCTCCTCCACCTTACCTAAGCCCAAAAAGGCGACTTCCGCCAAGCCAGCTCACGCTACTTCTTCTAAACCTGCTTCTCGGGCTACCGCCGCTGCCACCTCCCCCGTGCGCGATGGCTTTGGCGCCTTGCCCCATGCCAAGGGAGTCACCTTTCGGGTGTGGGCCCCGGCGGCCACGGCCGTGTCGGTTGTCGGCACTTTCAACAACTGGGATAAGAACGCAACTCCCTTACAGGCCGAGCCCGATGGCAACTGGGCAGCCGACCTGCCCCAGGCCAAGCCTGGCGACGGCTACAAGTTTGTGCTTCAGACAGCGAAGGGCGAGCTGACCCGCAATGACCCCTACGCCCGCGCTGTTACGAACTCCAGCGGCTACTCGCTGGTATTTGACCCGCTGGATTTTGACTGGGAAGGCGATAATTTTCAGATGCCCGCCTGGAACGACCTTATCATCTACGAGCTGCACATAGGCACCTTTAATGTGAAAGAGCCCGGCAAGCCCGGCACCTTTCTGGATGTGATAGAGCGGCTCGATTATTTGCAGGGCCTTGGCATCAACTGCATCGAGATTATGCCGGCCACCGAGTTTCCGGGGGCTTACTCATGGGGCTACAACCCTTCAAATCCCTTTGCGCTGGAAAGCGACTATGGCGGGGCCGAAGCTTTTCGCATGCTGGTGAAGGCGGCGCATCAGCATGGCATTGCGGTACTATTAGACGTGGTTTATAACCACTTCGGCCCCGGCGACCTCGATTTGTGGCAGTTCGACGGCTGGAGTGAGAACGATGGGGGCGGCATTTATTTTTATAACGACTGGCGCGCCAAAACACCCTGGGGCGAAAACCGCCCCGACTACGGCCGCCCCGAAGTGCGCCGCTACATCCGCGATAATGCCCTGATGTGGCTCGAAGACTACCACTGCGACGGCCTGCGCATGGATGCTATTGCCTTCATTCGCAACGTGAACGGGGAGGAAGACCCCGGTGCCGACCTGCCCGACGGCTGGACCCTCATGCGCTGGGTAAATGAGGAAATACGCCAGCGCCAGCCCTGGAAAATCACGATTGCCGAAGACCTGCGCTCCAATCCGGGGATTACGGGTAGTGTCGAAGCCGGCGGGCAGGGCTTTTCGGCCCAGTGGGATGCTTCCTTTATCTACCCCGTCCACGACGTTCTCACGGCCGCCGAAGACGCCGACCGCAACATCGAAGCGCTGGCCGGGGCCATCAACACCTCTTATAATAATGATGTATTTCAGCGGGTTATCTACACCGAAAGCCACGATGAGGTAGCCAATGGTAAGAGCCGCCTGCCCGAGGAAATCGTGCCCGGCGATGTTGAAAACTATTTTGCCAAGAAGCGCATGGTGCTCGGGGCCAGCCTGGTATTTACCGCGCCGGGTATTCCGATGCTGTTTCAGGGGCAGGAGTTTCTGGCCCCCGGCTCCTTTAACGACACGGAGCCCCTGCAATGGGACTGGGCCGAAGCCCACAGCGGCCTCACGCAGCTCTACCGCGACCTTATTGCCCTGCGGCGCAACCTGCACGGCACCACGCCGGGCCTGCACGGCCAGGGCTGCCAGGTATTTCACGTCAACAACACCGACAAAGTGCTTGCTTTTGCCCGTTGGGATGATGAGCCGGAAAACGCGACTATTATCATCGCAAACTTTGCCAACCAGGCTCACCAGGGATACGCCATCGGCCTGCCAGCCCCCGGTAGCTGGACGGTACGCTTCAACTCCGACTGGCAGGGCTACGATAGTGAATTCCACGACTTCCCCAGCTTCGGCACCGAGGCTGAGGCTGGCGACTACGACGGCTTCCGCCAACACGGCCGCTTCGACCTGGGCCCTTACGCCGTACTGGTGCTGTCGCGAGGATAA
- a CDS encoding phosphatase PAP2 family protein gives MKHLFAPILAGTLSLAAAQPASAQQAPSPYHTRFAVDGPVMVGEAAVSAFGLYRSQQRSGLTNAELATLNKNDIPAFDRFSAGYYSTGFQTAGDLLCYPTLVIAPGLLALNPAARSRYGQVAVLYIESLAAADALFATAIGNFPRYRPYLYGPEGGDLRNGHIATNAFFAGHTAHTAAATFFVAKVFHDFNPDSRAQPYVWAGAALLPAVVAYTRIEAGKHFLSDNIVGYTVGATMGVVVPQLHKVAGRRGISMMPLQGVNVNGYSYSGVLLSKQL, from the coding sequence ATGAAGCACCTTTTCGCCCCGATTCTAGCCGGTACGTTGAGCCTGGCTGCTGCCCAGCCAGCCAGCGCCCAGCAAGCACCCTCGCCCTACCACACCCGCTTTGCCGTCGACGGTCCCGTAATGGTGGGCGAAGCGGCCGTGAGCGCCTTTGGCTTGTACCGCTCGCAGCAGCGCAGTGGCCTTACCAATGCCGAGCTGGCTACGCTCAACAAGAACGATATTCCAGCCTTCGACCGCTTCTCGGCCGGCTACTACAGCACCGGTTTTCAGACGGCCGGCGATTTGCTCTGCTATCCTACGCTGGTCATCGCGCCCGGCCTGCTGGCTCTCAACCCAGCCGCGCGCAGCCGCTACGGGCAAGTGGCGGTGCTCTATATTGAATCGCTGGCTGCGGCCGATGCGCTTTTCGCCACGGCTATCGGCAACTTTCCGCGCTACCGGCCTTACCTCTACGGCCCCGAGGGAGGCGACCTGCGCAACGGCCACATTGCTACCAATGCGTTTTTTGCCGGCCACACGGCGCACACCGCCGCCGCTACTTTCTTCGTGGCCAAAGTATTTCACGATTTCAACCCCGACTCACGCGCCCAGCCCTACGTGTGGGCCGGCGCGGCGTTGCTGCCAGCAGTGGTGGCCTATACCCGCATCGAGGCCGGCAAGCACTTTCTCTCCGATAATATCGTGGGCTACACCGTGGGGGCTACGATGGGCGTGGTAGTGCCGCAGCTGCACAAAGTGGCCGGCCGCCGGGGCATCTCCATGATGCCGCTGCAAGGTGTCAATGTGAATGGGTATTCTTACAGTGGCGTGCTATTGAGCAAGCAGCTATAG
- a CDS encoding T9SS type A sorting domain-containing protein — translation MALICAGFHRRTLWLLGAWLLPLLSRGQVATYSIAGLSSAASGATSLAASSSNANVTTVALTKNGLSSSTGAGTFKGSSWSQATSPDAGKYIGFSITPNSGYALTLTSLSYGLVSSGSGPATYQWYSSLDNFTTPLATVASTAAPANTTLTLPAASFSNLTTTISFRLYGYGATASTGTGGLLGDLTVNGSVAATSAAMLTATPSTLTGFSAPLGTASAAQAYKLAGNNLPPDGSLRVSLPANSGFEVSGDNTGFGQTLTLAYAGTSLPADAAAPLVYVRLAATAAAGPYSGVSITTTVFDKTASATGTAATVIASGTVSAPKAARPTVQPTITVANPTPSTVDITLTGGNGQKRLVVLRATSATAAVPADNVTYPASLTLGAGGQPGPGNFVMVADGTTVAATLTGLSASVSYTLAVYAYNDDGVAGQESYLTASPGTATFSTTAGTAFYYSKPTGDLNNQATFGTATDGSGTAPGNFTTANRTYIVNGIHSLSGNLVVSGTNSKVVLAAGAAFTIPAAFSFGGRVDMQDGAYLTLLSPSPALTLGDLAPASTVEFGQAANYVVPSPSPGYGHLKLTNATKQLAPGSTNVYGNLTLENVSGFGGSNTTTFSDIALNGSLTLLGATSFDPASSSRITLGLYGNTPQVLSGNGNTLRLHLLRTYVSGAGAVLADANGGTPLEVGTSRGGGLSLLAGSTLTLNANTLSLTPGGRASLVNSGGTGTITLSPASSLNLESLNTSIGSLYLTPGATTLNTLRLANTSNDYLDVSSSLTIAGALTLDGTGRLDIGPNQTLTLNGTLTGTGSLQGSATSDLVIGGSGALGTLRLAAGTQQLRNLSIGRASGSVLLGSPVQVGGVLAMSEGTLTTTSTNLLTMSSTATLTPGNGFVSGPLARVTAPGARTTIFPVGSGTAYRPVTLTATTQTSTTTYTAEQKESPPTQSLTANDPRGADLRRVSFRRYFTVTPTVQPTGFNGTITLSFGPDDYINVPNDAGLVIAKRASPAAAWANIGHSAETGGNGTGPGGPPISGTITSASFTSFSDFTLGATNTNNLTATQLNPLPVILMSFTAVRTAAGVQLHWATASETNSTHFVVERSLNGQEFEPVTKSAAAGTTSHAHTYTVLDALAPVASLYYRLRQLDHDGTTHFSPVVTVTAHLGSSPELRLSPNPAHETLTIFTSQSAAYTVRSALGQALLQGAAEAGHTSITVAGLPAGLYFVEVHTDTGLVIHRFAKE, via the coding sequence ATGGCGCTCATTTGTGCAGGCTTTCACCGACGGACACTCTGGCTGCTTGGCGCCTGGCTGTTGCCGCTGCTGAGCCGGGGGCAGGTTGCAACGTATTCAATCGCAGGTTTAAGCAGCGCGGCCAGTGGCGCGACGAGCCTGGCGGCCAGTAGCAGCAATGCGAATGTGACGACAGTCGCGCTCACTAAAAATGGTCTTTCCAGCAGCACGGGGGCCGGCACATTTAAGGGTAGCAGCTGGTCGCAGGCCACGAGCCCGGACGCCGGTAAGTACATCGGGTTTTCCATAACTCCCAATAGCGGCTACGCGCTTACCCTAACCAGCTTAAGCTACGGGCTTGTCAGCAGCGGCTCGGGGCCGGCCACCTACCAATGGTATTCCAGCCTCGATAACTTTACGACGCCCCTGGCTACCGTGGCCTCAACGGCTGCCCCGGCCAATACCACGCTCACGCTGCCGGCCGCCAGCTTCAGCAACCTTACCACTACCATCTCATTTCGGTTGTATGGATATGGGGCTACCGCCAGCACCGGGACGGGTGGCCTGCTCGGCGACCTGACAGTAAATGGCTCGGTAGCTGCTACCTCGGCCGCGATGCTTACGGCTACTCCCAGCACCCTTACAGGGTTCAGCGCCCCTCTGGGTACTGCTTCGGCAGCGCAAGCGTACAAGCTGGCGGGCAATAACTTACCTCCCGATGGCAGCCTGCGCGTATCGCTGCCCGCCAACTCGGGCTTCGAGGTTTCGGGCGATAACACGGGCTTCGGCCAAACCCTGACGCTGGCTTACGCCGGTACCAGCCTGCCGGCCGATGCGGCCGCGCCGCTGGTGTACGTGCGCCTGGCCGCTACTGCCGCCGCTGGCCCGTACAGTGGGGTTAGTATTACCACTACGGTATTTGATAAAACGGCCAGCGCTACCGGCACCGCGGCTACGGTAATTGCCTCAGGCACAGTATCGGCACCCAAAGCAGCCCGGCCCACGGTGCAGCCAACCATCACGGTAGCCAACCCCACCCCCAGCACAGTCGATATTACCCTGACGGGCGGCAATGGTCAAAAGCGACTCGTGGTGCTGCGAGCAACCTCGGCCACTGCCGCCGTGCCGGCCGACAATGTTACCTACCCGGCCAGCCTTACGCTGGGAGCGGGTGGCCAGCCCGGCCCCGGCAACTTCGTCATGGTCGCCGATGGCACGACGGTAGCGGCGACCCTCACCGGCCTAAGCGCCTCGGTGAGCTATACCCTGGCAGTTTATGCTTATAATGATGACGGGGTAGCCGGCCAGGAAAGCTACCTGACTGCTTCGCCCGGCACTGCCACCTTCAGCACAACGGCTGGCACTGCTTTTTACTACTCGAAGCCTACCGGCGACCTGAACAATCAGGCCACTTTTGGCACGGCCACTGATGGTTCCGGTACAGCTCCCGGCAATTTTACGACGGCCAACCGCACGTACATCGTCAACGGCATACACTCCCTATCGGGCAACCTGGTAGTATCGGGCACCAACTCGAAGGTGGTACTGGCGGCGGGGGCGGCTTTCACCATCCCAGCCGCCTTCAGCTTCGGGGGCCGGGTAGACATGCAGGATGGCGCATATCTCACCCTACTATCTCCATCGCCTGCGCTAACCCTCGGCGACCTTGCGCCGGCCAGCACCGTTGAGTTTGGGCAGGCAGCAAATTACGTCGTGCCCAGCCCCAGCCCCGGCTATGGCCACCTGAAGCTCACCAATGCTACCAAGCAGCTGGCCCCCGGCAGCACGAACGTATATGGTAACCTGACGCTGGAAAACGTGAGTGGTTTCGGAGGCTCCAACACCACTACTTTCTCGGATATTGCCCTGAATGGCAGCCTGACCCTGCTGGGCGCTACTTCTTTCGACCCGGCTTCCAGCAGCCGGATTACCCTGGGGCTGTATGGCAATACTCCGCAAGTGCTCAGTGGCAATGGCAATACCCTGCGCCTACACCTGCTGAGAACCTACGTGAGCGGCGCGGGCGCGGTATTGGCTGATGCCAACGGCGGCACGCCCCTCGAAGTTGGTACCAGTCGGGGTGGTGGGCTGAGCCTTCTGGCCGGCAGTACCCTGACTCTCAACGCCAACACGCTTTCCCTCACGCCGGGCGGCCGGGCCTCGCTGGTCAACTCAGGTGGCACGGGCACCATTACCCTGTCGCCGGCCTCGTCGCTCAACCTGGAATCGCTGAATACGTCAATCGGCTCCCTTTACCTGACGCCCGGCGCCACCACGCTCAATACTCTGCGCCTGGCTAATACCTCGAACGACTACCTCGACGTCAGCTCATCGCTGACGATAGCCGGGGCGCTGACCCTCGATGGCACCGGCCGGCTCGACATTGGCCCCAACCAGACCCTGACCCTTAACGGCACGCTTACCGGCACCGGCAGCTTACAGGGCTCGGCAACCAGCGACCTAGTAATTGGAGGCAGCGGGGCCTTGGGCACGCTTCGCCTGGCAGCCGGCACTCAGCAGCTACGTAACCTTAGCATAGGGCGGGCCAGCGGCTCGGTACTCCTCGGCTCCCCTGTTCAGGTGGGCGGAGTGCTGGCGATGAGCGAGGGCACCCTAACTACCACGAGTACCAACTTACTGACCATGAGCAGCACGGCTACGCTCACCCCCGGCAATGGCTTCGTGAGCGGCCCTTTGGCCCGCGTAACCGCCCCAGGAGCCCGTACCACAATTTTTCCGGTGGGTAGCGGCACGGCCTATCGCCCTGTCACCCTCACTGCCACCACCCAAACCAGCACCACTACCTACACGGCCGAGCAAAAGGAATCGCCGCCCACCCAAAGCCTGACCGCAAACGACCCGCGCGGGGCCGACTTACGGCGGGTATCATTCCGGCGCTACTTCACGGTTACGCCCACTGTGCAGCCTACGGGCTTTAATGGCACTATTACCCTGAGCTTTGGGCCCGACGACTACATAAATGTGCCCAACGATGCCGGCCTGGTAATCGCTAAACGTGCCTCCCCGGCAGCAGCCTGGGCAAATATTGGGCACAGCGCCGAAACGGGCGGCAATGGTACCGGCCCGGGTGGCCCGCCCATTAGCGGCACCATTACCTCCGCTTCCTTTACCAGCTTTTCCGATTTTACCCTGGGCGCGACCAATACCAATAACCTCACTGCCACTCAGCTAAACCCCTTGCCGGTAATTCTAATGAGCTTTACGGCGGTCCGCACCGCGGCCGGCGTGCAGCTACATTGGGCTACGGCTTCGGAAACCAACAGCACGCACTTTGTAGTCGAGCGCAGCCTCAACGGGCAGGAGTTTGAGCCGGTTACTAAGTCAGCTGCTGCCGGCACTACTTCCCACGCGCATACTTATACGGTACTTGATGCACTAGCTCCGGTCGCCAGTCTTTATTACCGACTGCGGCAGCTCGACCACGATGGCACGACCCATTTTTCACCAGTTGTTACCGTAACCGCTCATTTGGGTAGCAGTCCCGAGCTGCGCCTCAGCCCCAACCCTGCGCATGAAACTCTGACCATTTTTACCAGTCAGTCAGCAGCTTACACCGTGCGCTCGGCGCTGGGCCAGGCGTTGTTGCAAGGGGCGGCCGAAGCTGGCCACACCAGCATTACCGTGGCCGGGCTTCCGGCAGGACTATATTTTGTAGAGGTCCATACCGATACCGGCCTGGTAATACACCGGTTTGCCAAAGAATAG
- a CDS encoding nitroreductase family protein, with protein sequence MSDLTNVLTSEHPILPQLTQRRSPRAYTSQPVAAEALQQLFTAAGSAASCFGEQPWRFIVGSKATSPEAFEKILATLGDFNQVWVKDAPVLAISIAKTTFSHDNNPNAWARHDVGQAVATLAIQAVELGLQIHQMAGFSPEAARTAFSIPAGYDVVAVFTIGYPSAAATVPDALRERELAPRTRKPLAEFMFEGGWPQLQNERYDQAPV encoded by the coding sequence ATGTCTGATTTAACAAACGTGCTCACGTCTGAGCATCCCATTCTGCCGCAGCTAACCCAGCGCCGCAGCCCGCGCGCCTATACGAGCCAGCCCGTCGCGGCCGAGGCGCTACAGCAGCTCTTTACGGCGGCCGGCTCGGCGGCCTCCTGCTTTGGTGAGCAGCCCTGGCGCTTTATTGTGGGCAGCAAAGCCACGAGCCCCGAGGCATTTGAGAAAATCCTGGCTACGCTGGGCGATTTCAACCAGGTGTGGGTAAAAGATGCCCCGGTGCTGGCCATCAGCATTGCCAAAACAACCTTTTCGCACGACAATAACCCCAACGCCTGGGCCAGGCACGACGTGGGGCAGGCGGTAGCTACCCTGGCTATCCAGGCTGTGGAGCTGGGCTTGCAGATTCACCAGATGGCCGGCTTCTCGCCCGAGGCCGCCCGCACGGCGTTCAGCATTCCGGCCGGCTACGATGTGGTAGCAGTGTTTACCATTGGCTACCCCAGCGCCGCCGCTACAGTGCCCGATGCCCTGCGCGAGCGTGAACTGGCCCCCCGCACCCGCAAGCCGCTGGCCGAATTTATGTTTGAAGGCGGCTGGCCTCAGCTACAGAACGAGCGCTACGACCAGGCGCCGGTGTAG
- a CDS encoding urease accessory protein UreD, with product MPDDHLWSELRVAQVRQQSRLVASRSIQPLKIINPHAPGGSCHAVLASYGGGLVAGDAIRLRVRCEENTRLLLTTQANTRLFKSIDGAQAEQHTEGHLAEHALAVVLPDPLVPQAASRYYQTQHWHLAAEATLLLADWWHAGRSDAGEKFAFSSFATELRVSVAGRLVLLDRFALRPDEHLATSQATLGSYNSVISLYLVGPPAGLYFRKLAAGLHRLPPPGQTALHAQLAGRPYVVAVTQARENVVLVRALGFSRHDLEPVYQAVAAALAEEELLGFSPLARKY from the coding sequence ATGCCCGACGACCATCTGTGGAGTGAGCTAAGGGTGGCCCAGGTGCGGCAGCAGTCGCGGCTGGTGGCCAGCCGCAGCATTCAGCCGCTCAAAATCATCAATCCCCACGCTCCCGGCGGCAGCTGCCATGCGGTGCTGGCCAGCTACGGCGGTGGCCTGGTGGCCGGCGATGCTATCCGGCTGCGGGTGCGTTGCGAAGAAAACACCCGGCTGTTGCTTACCACCCAAGCCAACACGCGCCTGTTCAAGTCGATAGATGGAGCCCAGGCCGAGCAGCATACCGAAGGCCACCTGGCTGAGCATGCGTTGGCCGTGGTGCTGCCCGACCCATTGGTGCCCCAGGCCGCCAGCCGCTACTACCAGACCCAGCACTGGCACCTCGCCGCTGAGGCTACGCTGCTGCTGGCCGACTGGTGGCACGCCGGCCGCAGCGATGCCGGCGAAAAATTCGCCTTTAGCTCCTTTGCTACTGAGCTGCGCGTGAGCGTAGCTGGCCGCTTGGTACTACTCGACCGCTTCGCCCTGCGCCCCGATGAGCACTTGGCTACCTCGCAGGCTACGTTAGGAAGCTATAATAGTGTAATTTCACTATACTTGGTCGGGCCACCGGCCGGCTTGTACTTCCGGAAGCTGGCCGCCGGGCTGCATCGGCTGCCACCCCCTGGCCAAACGGCCCTGCACGCCCAGCTGGCCGGCCGGCCCTACGTGGTGGCCGTAACGCAGGCCCGCGAAAACGTAGTGCTGGTGCGGGCCCTGGGCTTTTCGCGGCACGACCTGGAGCCGGTTTACCAGGCCGTAGCGGCCGCACTGGCCGAGGAAGAGCTGCTGGGTTTCAGCCCTCTGGCGCGCAAGTACTAA